The Prionailurus viverrinus isolate Anna chromosome B1, UM_Priviv_1.0, whole genome shotgun sequence genome includes the window CCCACTAATTATTTAGAAAGGGTCCATTTCAGAACCAAAATACTCCACTAGAAAATATTTCCAGTCCCTTCAGAAAGTCACTTAGGAAGCCAGATTCCATGCCCTGCACTATACTATTTCTTTCAAGGCTAGAAGTAGTGAGAGAAAGCGAGTAATTCTGCCATGTGGTGACAGCCAAGAGGGAGCCGAGATACACAACTGTTCTAAGTCCCTCCAGATCCTGGAGGCAGTCAGTGCAGAGGGAATCTGAAGAAGCACCTAAGACATATCCAACACTCTTACTTATTCTTCTGTAGCAGCAAATAAGCTCCTTCAGGGCCCAGATGATGCCACGTGCATGTTTTATCACCTGCAAAGGCTAAGAGCATATATAGCACGTATTTAGTAActacttattaaataaatgaatataagacacaaaaaacaaatctatGAACCAACAAGAATGGACCATCTAAGTCAAAAGACTCACCTATATGTTTAACATTCCTGCTTTAGCTGCCACAAAAGCAAACTAGTTGACATAAGTTGAATCAACCTAGTGATTTAATAAATTCCAGTGTAAGTCATATCAGTATTGGTAAATAACATCATCAAGCACTCATCATGAAAGGTAAAGCAGCAACACAGAGAGTGTTTCGAAGTGGCCCCAATTGGAAATGATcagataacatatatataaaggaatttAAGCAactattcatattatatataaacacagATAAATGTGGTTACAGCATTTATACAGTATTCTCTCCAATATCTATCTATGCTATGAATAATGTGCAATAATGGAAAGTACAGTatttaaacaattataaaagcaaggcaataattttaaaaattaatgatttttaccCAACCTAAGCATGGATAGTCTGACCATTGGGATTGATTGATAAATTTGAATGCAGACTAATTTATATTAGATCAAATTAATTCTGTTAAGGTATTAATTTGACATTTTGTGCAGGATGGCTTTAAATGAACATATTTGTCTAGTGTTTCATGTACAGCAGTGTgtgattgaaaaagaaaaccaatgcttttgagaaaagaattaatttattaaaacaacaGATTTGAACTGGATTGAgttcttttttagtatttttcattttcatcttgtaTGTCTTGGACAGAATAATAACACTTAATAGTTTTTAGAAAATCTCCTTATTAAAGTCATGTGGATAACGGcatgaatggattttaaattcagaattaaGCTTCAGGTGTCCTTCTCTACTTAGGAAAAATGTTGTGAAAACCAGGCCATCTGCTGAGGTACTACGGTTACATTTGGCCCTCACAATGTGTTTGACATGTTCTGTTTTAGCACTGTGTTGGATtattagcccacaaaacaagtTCACCTTGAtcttttacattaaatataaactaGCTCAGGGACGAAATTTGACATAAATCTACACCTGTGACGTTTCCATCTaaagaaggcagaaataaaaCAGGGCTTTGGGCTAGGTTACAATAAAACATCAGAAGTGCCAGAAACACAAGTCTTGAAGCTCTATCAGTCAGGAGGTATGGCAAGTGCCCCTCCTGAACAGAATCAGAATCACTGCTCAGCCATAAACAACAGCATCCCACTGATGCAGGGCAACCTCCCCACACTGACATTATCTGGAAAGATCCGAGTGACggttactttcttcctttttctactCTCTACAACTTTTAATGCTTCTTTCTTGTTGAAACTTCAGAAGTGGactcagaagaaagagaaaggaaaaaagctttCGAGAATGAAGATGCTTTTAAAACATCTGACCTTAGCCAACCTGTTGGAGACTCTGCTTGTCATGCCACTAGATGGATTGTGGAATATTACAGTTCAATGGTATGCTGGAGAGCTCCTCTGCAAAGTTCTCAGCTATCTGAAGCTTTTCTCCATGTATGCCCCAGCTTTCATGATGGTAGTGATCAGCCTAGACCGCTCCCTGGCCATCACAAGGCCTCTAGCTGTGAAAAGCAATGGCAAGCTCGGACAGTCCATGATTGGCTTGGCATGGCTCCTCAGTAGTATCCTTGCTGGACCACAGGTAAACCATTATCATGAACTTGTTTGGATATGGCAATCACAGATTTCCTATCTAATCTTgagtattgtattgtattattgTATGTCAAAGGCAGTATTGTATTGTCTTCGAGAGCTTGGATTCTGGAAATTCAAGAGCAAAGTTTAATCCTGGCTGTTACCTTGGGCAAATTTTTAgcttctctgggtttcagttccttcatttataaaatggaggtaatgcCCATATTATGCAACTTTTGTAAAGATAAGAAGAACAATGTATTAAAGTGTCTAGCATAATCTCTAGTACATAGTAAATGCTCCTCAAAAAATGTGGCTATTGTCCAATTGGACCTCATCCCCATCTTATTCTTTCCTCTAGTTCTTCTTTTGCTCTGGTTGATACAGTAAATGGAGAGAATATTTAGGAACTATGGAATTTGCATAGGTAGAAAGTATTTATAATTTGTCTTATTTGGGATTTCTTGAGTGGAAACTAATCTGTTTCTGTCGCAACTTAGAACTATTGTCAGCTAGTACGTTGTTCTGGAGTTTGCAGCTGGGTGGGACTGAATAAAGAGGAAAAGTGGGAAACCCCAGACTTCTGAAATCTGAATATTTCTCTGAGATTGACTTGAGCTTTTCTGGAAAAAGTTTAGACCATAACAGGCTGTTAGCAAAATCAGGTACAGGTAGATATTGTTCCAGATTGTCCTCATCTGAGGCAACCTGGTTAATTGGCCTGtagaatttgcctttttttcaacAGTCATATCTCTGAAGAAAAGGACACGGTCTTACAAATAGCAAAGATTCCCTAATAACAGATGAGTAAATTGTCTCTATGCTTGTAAATGTATCGTATGATGATGAACCCAGGGTACAAGGATGTGTCAAGAAGTGGCATCAAGGTTAATTAGGATGTTCCCAAAATCTGCCACTACAAATGGAATTTATGTAGACATTCTAAATGAGCCaggtgctttaaaaaacaaaaagaagaaacataaaacaacaaaaaatcctgCCATGCAAAACTCATTAAATACAGTTAAAACACTAAAAAGTTGGGCCACCAAATTTTCACCACCAATTCCTCACTTAACTAATATTTCATGGATATTAGATCAATTTAGTTGGGGTGTGTTTTATGGCAGGAGGAATGGGAAAAACTAAAGTACTTTGATGTTCCTGGATAAAGGCATATGACGATTCTCACAGTGACTGAATATACAAGAATGGGTATAGTAAATACGTCTCTTGAAATGAGACTATTTAGCTAAAGCTATGGtttaagttttccattttgtttctctaAATTAAGAGTGTTgcctatttattctttttcttaggaAAGATAAACAAGTTAGGTTCTTCACACTGAGCATGATACTGATGGTTTCAAAGAAACCACCCCCCAAGAAAATGTAATTCAGTTGTGGAGACAATACTTTTATAAAACTAATACAACCATATACTAAACATTTATAAAACCTAGTACCAGTGTAAGAAGGAGAAATGAGTAAGAGTTGAAATGGTAAAggaatgatttaagaaaaaagtaggaTAAGCTGAGTTTTTTCAGATGAATGGTATTtggatagaaaaaaaagtcaaggatCACATATATTTTTCAGGAAAGGTTGAAATGTGTGATTAATTTTCACGGGACACTTATCTGGCTGAAGTGAAAGATTGAGAGGTGGCACCAGCAGGATATCAGATTTGGTGGTTGCTCCCTTGTCTTCCACTTCTCATGTACTATTTGTCATAAAACATCATGATCATGCATTTGCTCGTCTTTGTCATTAAGGAATAGACTCTTAAACGGTGGAGACTCTGTTGTGTTCAACTTCATTAACATTCACTGTACATAATAGGACAACTAgcagaaatagaaactttaaatGTTCAGATGATCTAATTTCTCTGCAGATCAAATAAATCcttcactttttcctttaaaaacaaattggcttcattcatttaaatgaatgaatgaaaggtatAATGGACCTATATTATAGAAGACATTGATAACCAGGGGAAATTCTGAAATTAATGTGGGAGCCACATATCCTTTGTGAGTCCTatgcaagaaataaaatgattttttaacaaaaatattttaggaaaattttcatAGACCCAAATAAttgtgagaaacagagaaaccttttctgaattttctggcAATGAAATGATTAGGTTGGTGGCTAGGGTGGTCTCAGAGAGCATTGATTTTAAGAGGGACatttcaaacaaaaaacaaagtttggCAACAAATTGGATTTAAGGAGATAAAGAGAACGGTATAAACTAAAGCTCTAATATTTTTAGCCAAGGAGTTTTAATAGTGAAACTATTGAAATAGGCAGGTAGGTTGAGAACAGAAGTGTCTCcctgtttgtttctctgtttgaagggggagggaaggcaaACTGTGAAAAGAGCTGAAAACATTTGCTTTAGGACATGATGATATCAGTATAAGGTCTTTGGAGAAGTATAGCCGTTTGGAAAGTAGTTGGTAAGTTAGGATACTGATGAAAGTCTGAAGAAGTAGAAATAAGTCAAATTGTGATAATAactgaaatgcaaattaacaatTTCAACCTTCTCTAAGCACTGTCCCAGAcggtataataaaaatattgatttattaattCAATTATCTTCATCTAAGTATGTCACAGCAATAATAGAAAGATAGTGCCAAATACTTATCTGTCTTGATAtagtaaaaagaaattatgaaattaagTTTGAATTGTTTAGGATTTTCATGTAATAGCCTGACCTCAAATACATCACTCTTCCTGAGAGATTTATGTGAATATGGGCCATAGAAAatgatggttttcttttatttggtaAAACACATAATTCATCCTTACTTTCAGCAGCAGAttatatttgtaaagcactttgcCGAAGCTTCCTGAAAAACCTCACTCTGTGCAGCACATAACAGCCATGTTACTACCACCACCCCGTGTATCAGAGAACATACAAAGAGAATCTTTGAAAGCAATGGCGTGCACACCTTTCTGGCAGTAAGAAATGCATACTACATTGGGACTTTGTTCCTCACACACTTATAACTGggaaaatttttcataaaatattcaacaccattctacttcattttttttttaagtttacttattttgagagagagaacatgagtcgggaaggggcagaaagagagagggagagagataatcccaaacagacttcgcactgtcagcacagagccccatgcagggctcaatcccacaaactgttaagatcatgacctgagcccaaatacAGTCAACCACTCAACTGACGCCCCTCCATTTCATTATTTACTGTTTCATTATTTACTGTTGATTGCCACTAACTGATGGGTACAATCTGCAGTGCAAAAACAACTGGTTTAAAGGGATTCATTGACTTTCTCAATGTCACTTGACCTGTTGGACTCATGTCTTTGTATTaagtctggtttttctttttattatagctctgtctctctgctgtctctctgAATAAAAGAGGTTTTAATCCCATGACTAATGTTACACATGTTTAATGGGGAAGATGAAAGACTGAAAGGGCTTTTTACTTCTAGACTGTGGCACATAGTAAGCTTCACCATGCTCTATGGATAAGCCCACTGACAAAGGTGCATCCTGTAACGGCTAATTTACATTGAAAGGATGAATTTAATCATCATCCTCTGGTTTATATATTGATTGTCTATTGCTTGAGAAATTCTGTGATGGTCTGGGGATATATTTTCAGAAGTTCCAGCATAGCATAGCTCAACTTTCAAACTTTTTCCCAGTaatggaactttttttaaaaaaagcaaaattctaagggtgcctggtggctcagttggttgagcgtccaactcttgatttaggctcaggtcatgatctcactgttcgtgagattgagccccacattgaacgtggtgctgacagcacagagcctccttgggattctctgtccctctctctctacccctctccctctcacgctcgttctctctctctctctaaaaataaataagtaaacttaaaacaaaaaaagcaaaattctatCTGGAGCCCCAATGAAACATACAAGTGGAGCTGTTCTTGCTAAAGAGAGGTAAGGGAAGCCAATCTTCTGCTTGACCATTTACTAGCCCTGTTCATGGTCTCTAAAGACCTTAGATTTCCCTGAAACAAAGCTTGGAAGACAATAGAATAGTAGAAATGGCATGAATATTGGATTTTAACAAAGTTGGTTTCAAATCTCAATGCTGTCTCTTACCATCTCTGTGGTTCTGAGTAAATTACTGTAACTAAGTTTAAAAGCTAattgtgaagaataaattataaagatacataaaatcatCTAGAACaagacttaatttttaaacactCTGACAATGttcattccttcctctcctcctgctttcattcctttgttcatAAAGAGTTTTTGAAGTCAGGAGATAAAATAATAGGGAAATACgagtatgaaaattaaatgatccTTTAAGAGACAGCAAAGAGAATTGGCTTACATAAAGATTATTTCCAATTTCTCAAAATTATAACATTCATTCTGACTGATAAGTAAGTTTAGCCAATCTACTCCCTAGTCACCAGGCTGTCCTGCTCATTCTGAAAGCTATATATGCTGATGCATAATCGTTCTAGTCTTAAAGGTATCATTTGTAACAgtcaaataagaaaggaaggaaggaagggaggaggaaggtaggaaggaagaaggcaggcaggcaaggagggaggcaaggagggaaggaagagggagaaaagaaaaaggaaaggaagggaaaggaagagaaggaacaaaCATGACCTGAAAGGCAATCTGCTTTAAGACTATGTGTGGTTAGGTTCGTAAGTGCATGTTGAGGATAAAACATTTCTTGAATTAGATGTGTCCGTATCTAATCAAAAATCACATGCTTTCCAATGACAGTCATTTACCACAAGAGTTACAGAGTAGCAGTTTATTTGCAGAAGTTCATACCACTAGCTTATCCATGTTAATATGGAGCATACATTCGGACAGCTTTTAAATTCTAACATTAACCCAGGTCGGAAGGCATGATATATGAGACATCCTTTTGGTCTTTGGTGTAAAGATACATGGctgggggtgcctcggtggctcagtcagttgagcatccaacttcagctcaggtcatgatcttgcagtttatgagttcgggCTTCACATCGGACTCATtgttgtcagcgcagaacctgctaaGGATCCTCCGTCCcggccctctctctgtctctccctgtctgtgctctctcaaaaataaacgaacattaaataaatatatatatatattatgtatataaatttatataaatttatatataaatataaatataaatttttatatataaatttatataaaattacataaatgtatattcatgtatgtgtatatatatgtatatatatgtatgtgtatatatatatatataatatatatatacatgcacttGACAGGAATGGAATGTGTTTCTGAACTTGACAAGGAGcttaaattcaataaataaatgtcacaCGTGTACAATATGCCAAGAACTATACTGGAACATAGTAGTAGCATACTAAATACAtgaataacaacaataatgatgatgatgataaatgttagttattgAAGACATAAATATGTGCCGGGAAATATGCTAAATCCTTTTGCATGCATTATTTCCTGTAAGGCTCCCAACAACTCTCTATATTGGatacaattatcttttttttcattcataaagaAACTAAGGTTAAGAATGTTATATACAACGCCCAAGATTACTGTCTAGTAAGTGTGGGTGTCAGTATATCCAGTTAACTCCATACCCAGAGCTTTTAAATACTACACTATATCACACCATGCAATGttgtctatttccttttttcctgtagGATGCTGGAGAAGGATATGGCAGGAAAGTCTTAAGTTGAGAATAGATGCTAAAGAGCTATAAGGAAATAATATATGGtatacatttacaaatatataaataaataaacatatgaatacACATTTATAAGTTGTGTGCcctgaaatttttttcataataatgtTTATAACTCATATaagtgctgtgtgccaggcattattaGAAATGCTTGGCAAGtattaaatcatttaattgtCTTGACAGCCCCTAGAGGTAAATACTATTAAcatctctgttttatagatgaggaaactgaatgaAGTACattatctaaaaataattacCTCTTGGGGcttcccaggtggctcagttggttaagcgtctgacacttcctttcggctcaggtcatgatctcactgttcacaggttcgagccccgtgtcgtgctctttgctgacagagtgaagcctacttaggactctctctctctctctctccctctctctgcacctcctctgcttgctcatgctctctttctctcaaaataaataaacatttaaaaatagtaataaagatAATTACCTCCGGAAAAGATTAGACAATAACGTAATTAGTCTGGGATAAGGTGAGGGTTAAAAATAATACTCTAAGAAGCATATGCAAATGActgtaaagaaggaaaacatactTCTCTCATTTATggcaaaataaagcaaatactgaTGAGAACTGAGGTCAGgtataagaaaggagaaacaaagaaattaaagaaatataatccaaagacgaaaaaaaaaaaaaaaccaacaaacaactcACGAACTAAAGTAGATCCCTATACTAATCATTCAAATGAACATGACCTTGGAGCACAAAATAAACTGAACCTAGGCTAAAACAATTTATGAGAAAGTAAGATTCTGAGTTACCATAACACTTTACCATATCACTCTTTTAGCACTTATCACAGTCTACCTAGTACGTATGACAGGTGTCACAACCATGCTATTATCTCCCCTACcaaattttaaattctctgaTAACAGGATATATCTGGTTCATCTTTTATGACAGAGAGCACCTAGAGTAGTTTTTGAACAAGgagttgctttaaaaataagcatttattaaacgAAGATGATAACAATCAGCTCAAATCATAGTACTTTATTTCAAAGTcagattaaatttccttataacgtGCAGCCCggtgacaaatacttgaggcaggcacaATATAccttttctccaggaactccttactgtctttaagttaatgctttgctagagggaaaaacaaccttagcttgaggatagctaggcctccagtgtcctgtgagttttctttagcatatgaaaatctcttttgagagggagggagccaaaacataagagacgcttaaaaactgagaacaaactgagggttgatggctggtgggagggagggatgggtgggtgatgggtattgaggagggcacctgctgggatgaacactgggtgttgtatggaaaccaatttgacaataaatttcatatttaaaaaaaaaaaaagaaagaaaatccctttggaaacacACTCCTTTGACTTTACCTTCCCCAACTCCCAAGTACATAATCAGTCTCTCCTCAGGGTCCAGGCACCTCTTCCACCCAGAGGACCTGTCCTGGTGGTTTAataaatcatctttttgcaccaggaaaaaaaaaagccattttattgaaagttttatcatattaacttaaaaagatgaaatattaaaGTGAAAATGTGGCCTAGTGCAGAGAAGAAAGTCAAACTCGGATCATCTGGGTCCAAGTATGATCAGGAAGTTGTGGAGGGAAGTACCTAAGGTTTTAAAGAAATACTAGATACTCAAGTTCTTTGTAAAGTAACTCTTCCAAAGACTCACAACATCTGTTGGGTCAAATTCAGAACTGAACT containing:
- the GNRHR gene encoding gonadotropin-releasing hormone receptor isoform X1 gives rise to the protein MASAPPEQNQNHCSAINNSIPLMQGNLPTLTLSGKIRVTVTFFLFLLSTTFNASFLLKLQKWTQKKEKGKKLSRMKMLLKHLTLANLLETLLVMPLDGLWNITVQWYAGELLCKVLSYLKLFSMYAPAFMMVVISLDRSLAITRPLAVKSNGKLGQSMIGLAWLLSSILAGPQLYIFRMIHLADSSGQTDGFSQCVTHCSFPQWWHQAFYNFFTFSCLFIIPLLIMLICNAKIIFTLTQVLHQDPHKLQLNQSKNNIPRARLRTLKMTVAFATSFTVCWTPYYVLGIWYWFDPEMLNRVSDPVNHFFFLFALLNPCFDPLIYGYFSL
- the GNRHR gene encoding gonadotropin-releasing hormone receptor isoform X2 — its product is MASAPPEQNQNHCSAINNSIPLMQGNLPTLTLSGKIRVTVTFFLFLLSTTFNASFLLKLQKWTQKKEKGKKLSRMKMLLKHLTLANLLETLLVMPLDGLWNITVQWYAGELLCKVLSYLKLFSMYAPAFMMVVISLDRSLAITRPLAVKSNGKLGQSMIGLAWLLSSILAGPQLPLHHPSSHHVNLQCKNHLHPDTGPSSRSPQITTESI